A window of the Desulfobacula toluolica Tol2 genome harbors these coding sequences:
- a CDS encoding sigma-54-dependent transcriptional regulator: MEQVRILVVDDELVIRESLAGWLKRDGHHVSTVESGEQALDILKNQSFDILLLDIQLDGISGLEVLTHVKEEYEDIDVIMITAFGTVPSAVQAMKSHAFDYILKPFDPNELGVLIEKLVAHRAQKKENIFLKEEYENLTRFESMIGQSKPMQEVFRLIQDIRDVESSVLITGETGSGKGLAAKAIHCNSPVKDGPFVSVNCGAIPKHIMESELFGHRRGAFTDAKENRKGRLELAAGGTLFLDEIGEISMRMQIDLLQVLEDKIFYKVGGTQPITASFRVIAATNADLEQAIRNRTFREDLYYRLNVICFTMPPLRDRKEDIPLLAEHFLHQFTREVNRGVERISRDAMDELMLYEWPGNVRELSNAIERAVVVCRTGTITPHDLPIGASLEDELKTRYFSLNDMEKQHIHKILEQTGWNISKSAVILGIDRSTLYNKIKRYELKPD; encoded by the coding sequence ATGGAACAGGTCAGGATTCTGGTGGTGGATGATGAACTGGTGATCCGCGAATCTCTTGCCGGCTGGCTGAAAAGAGACGGGCACCATGTCAGTACAGTTGAAAGCGGGGAACAGGCTCTTGATATATTAAAAAACCAAAGTTTTGATATCCTGCTTTTAGATATTCAGCTGGACGGGATCAGCGGCCTGGAAGTTCTTACCCATGTTAAAGAAGAATATGAGGATATTGACGTGATCATGATCACGGCATTTGGAACTGTTCCATCTGCGGTTCAGGCCATGAAATCTCATGCCTTTGATTATATTTTAAAGCCTTTTGATCCGAATGAACTGGGGGTTTTGATCGAAAAACTGGTGGCTCACCGGGCACAGAAAAAGGAAAATATTTTCTTAAAAGAGGAATACGAAAACCTTACCCGGTTTGAGAGCATGATCGGCCAGTCAAAACCAATGCAGGAAGTTTTCAGGCTTATTCAGGATATACGGGATGTTGAGTCTTCGGTTCTGATTACCGGTGAAACCGGTTCAGGCAAAGGCCTGGCTGCCAAGGCCATTCACTGCAACAGCCCTGTCAAGGATGGTCCTTTTGTGAGTGTGAATTGCGGTGCCATCCCTAAGCATATCATGGAAAGTGAGTTGTTCGGCCACCGCAGGGGCGCATTTACAGATGCCAAGGAAAACAGGAAGGGACGGCTGGAGCTGGCAGCCGGGGGAACTCTTTTTCTGGATGAAATCGGTGAAATAAGCATGCGTATGCAGATTGATTTGCTTCAGGTGCTGGAGGATAAGATTTTTTACAAAGTAGGGGGAACCCAGCCTATTACGGCAAGTTTCAGGGTGATTGCCGCCACCAACGCAGATCTTGAGCAGGCCATCCGAAACCGGACTTTTCGGGAAGATCTTTATTACCGCCTTAATGTGATCTGTTTTACCATGCCGCCCCTCCGGGATCGGAAAGAAGACATCCCGCTTCTGGCAGAGCATTTTTTACACCAGTTTACACGGGAGGTCAACCGGGGGGTGGAACGGATCAGTCGGGATGCCATGGACGAGCTGATGCTTTATGAATGGCCTGGAAATGTCCGGGAATTGTCCAATGCCATTGAACGGGCAGTTGTGGTTTGCAGGACCGGAACTATAACCCCTCATGATCTTCCCATTGGTGCGTCGCTGGAAGATGAACTTAAAACCAGGTATTTTTCTTTGAATGATATGGAAAAACAGCATATTCATAAAATTCTGGAACAGACTGGCTGGAATATTTCCAAAAGCGCTGTCATTCTTGGTATTGACAGGTCGACTCTTTACAATAAAATCAAACGATACGAATTGAAACCGGATTGA
- a CDS encoding glycine cleavage system protein H, producing the protein MKIALKQASLPDCLWMQAGVVPKKHCYKNFCCITCQFDRAMTRVCRKNKIRQNKTSPQKIKTIKSKRENFIFWKDRLRQMPLAGRPCVHHMKGHIEFKTCPKSYHCTDCEFDQYFHDQFTVHTVLKPVAFDDINGICLPTGYYLHPGHTWIKLEGQGMVRAGIDDFACRLLGKFDTFADLLMGKQLKQGLPAVTLSRQKHKVDFLSPVNGVITQVNAKVKKKPGLINQSPYTDGWLFMLYCPDLKRDLKQLMFMESSKGFMGQEVKRLTAFIEEETQAKAADGGSFVSDLFGNLPGVSWEDLLKRFIPQGT; encoded by the coding sequence ATGAAGATTGCATTAAAACAAGCAAGCCTACCGGACTGCCTCTGGATGCAGGCAGGTGTGGTTCCTAAAAAACACTGTTATAAAAATTTTTGCTGTATTACCTGCCAATTTGACCGGGCAATGACCAGAGTCTGCCGTAAAAATAAAATCAGGCAAAATAAAACCAGTCCCCAAAAAATCAAAACCATTAAAAGCAAACGGGAAAACTTTATTTTCTGGAAAGACCGGCTCAGACAGATGCCCCTTGCCGGACGGCCCTGTGTCCATCACATGAAAGGTCATATTGAATTTAAAACCTGTCCCAAGTCCTATCACTGTACGGATTGTGAATTTGACCAGTATTTTCATGACCAGTTCACGGTACATACTGTCTTAAAACCGGTGGCATTTGATGATATCAACGGAATTTGTCTGCCGACAGGATACTATCTTCATCCTGGACACACCTGGATCAAACTGGAAGGACAGGGCATGGTTCGCGCAGGCATTGATGATTTTGCCTGCAGGCTGTTGGGAAAATTTGACACATTTGCCGATCTCTTGATGGGAAAGCAGCTTAAACAAGGGCTGCCTGCCGTCACCCTGTCACGGCAGAAACACAAGGTCGATTTTCTTTCTCCTGTCAACGGGGTTATCACACAAGTGAATGCAAAGGTCAAAAAAAAACCTGGCCTGATCAACCAGTCACCCTATACGGACGGCTGGCTGTTTATGCTTTATTGCCCCGATTTGAAACGAGATTTGAAACAATTGATGTTCATGGAGTCTTCAAAGGGATTCATGGGACAAGAGGTAAAGCGGCTGACCGCATTTATTGAGGAAGAAACCCAGGCCAAGGCGGCTGACGGCGGCAGTTTTGTGTCGGATCTTTTCGGTAATCTTCCCGGCGTGTCCTGGGAAGATTTGCTGAAACGATTCATACCCCAAGGGACTTGA
- a CDS encoding archaemetzincin family Zn-dependent metalloprotease, with product MKPDHINSDHMNSYGVIIISPVGDIPSWITAVIAERVKEIFRFETRVSVLLEDIFFAYDRERDQYYSTRILEELATRMPEDCIKLLAVTQEDLFIPILTHVYGEAQLGGRTSIISLSRLMEYPNSGSREKSRCRIVKEAVHELGHTFDLRHCEDEHCMMHYCRKLEDVDHKSDRFCRYCKIFLSDSIKSLGV from the coding sequence ATGAAACCAGATCATATTAACTCAGATCATATGAATTCATATGGGGTCATTATAATTTCGCCGGTGGGGGATATCCCCTCATGGATCACCGCCGTCATTGCCGAAAGGGTCAAGGAGATCTTCAGGTTTGAGACGCGGGTATCTGTCCTGCTGGAGGATATTTTTTTTGCCTATGACCGGGAACGGGACCAGTATTATTCTACCCGGATTTTAGAGGAACTGGCGACCAGGATGCCGGAGGATTGCATAAAGCTTCTGGCAGTGACACAAGAGGATCTGTTTATCCCCATTTTAACCCATGTATATGGGGAAGCTCAACTTGGGGGGAGAACCAGTATTATATCCCTTTCCAGGCTTATGGAATATCCAAATTCCGGGTCCAGGGAAAAGAGCCGCTGCCGAATTGTCAAGGAAGCGGTTCATGAACTGGGACATACTTTTGATCTCCGTCATTGTGAAGATGAGCATTGTATGATGCACTATTGCCGCAAGCTTGAGGATGTGGATCATAAATCAGATCGGTTCTGCCGGTATTGCAAAATTTTTCTGTCCGATTCTATCAAGTCCCTTGGGGTATGA